The nucleotide sequence CACCCTGCAGGAGGCGCGCGAGGCGTGCGGCGGCTCCGGCTTCCTGACCGAGAACCGGCTGACCTCGCTCCGCCAGGACCTCGACATCTGGGTGACCTTCGAGGGCGACAACAACGTCCTGCTGCAACTCGTCGCGAAGCGTCTGCTCACCGACTACAGCCGCAAGTTCGCGAAGGCGGATGCGGGAGCGCTCGCCCGCTACGTCGTCACGCAGGCCGCGGGGAAGGCCTACCACGGCTCGGGTCTGCGGACGGTCGCCCAGACGGTCCGCGACTTCGGCTCGACGGCGCGGTCGGTCAACTGGCTGCAGGAGCCGGCCACCCAGCGCGAGCTGCTGACCGGTCGCGTGGAGACCATGATCGCGCAGATCGCCGGGCGGCTGCGCCCCGCATCCAAGCTGGGCAAGAAGGCCGCGGCCGAGCTGTTCAACTCGCAGCAGAACGAGCTCATCGAGGCGGCTCGCGCACACGGCGAGCTGCTGCAGTGGGAGGCGTTCACGGATGCGCTGGAGCAGGCTCCCGACGCGGGCACGAAGCAGGTGCTCACCTGGCTGCGCGACCTGTTCGGCTTCGGTCTGATCGAGAAGCACCTCTCCTGGTACCTGATGAACGGACGCCTCTCGCCCCAGCGGGCGCAGGCGGTCTCGGCGTACATCGACCGGCTGCTCACGCGCATCCGTCCGCATGCCGTCGACCTGGTGGATGCGTTCGGCTACGGCCCGGAACTGGTGCGCGCGAAGATCGCGTCCGGCGCCGAGGCGGAGCGTCAGGCGGAGGCTCGCGCCTACTACGCCGAGCGTCGCGCCGCGGGCACCCTCCCCACCCCCGAGAAGTCCCAGAAGAAGCGCTGACCCCTCTCGAGATTTGCGCCAAATCTCCGGTATGAGCCCGTCATAACCGCGATTTGGCGCAAATCTCGCAGATGGGGCGGCGAGACCGGGGTCAGAGGAGGCCGAGGGCGGTGACGGCGTCGCGCTCGGCGACGAGCTCGGCGACGGAGGCGTCGATCCGCTCGCGCGAGAACGCGTCGATCGCGAGGCCGGGCACGATCCGCCACTCGCCGTCGACCGACCGCACCGGGAAGGACGACACCAGCCCCTCGGGCACCCCGTAGGAGCCGTCGGAGACGATGGCAGCGCTGGTCCAGCGGTCTCCGGTGCCGTTGACCCAGTCGTGGATGTGGTCGATCGCCGCGCTCGCGGCCGACGCCGCCGACGACGAACCGCGCACGTCGATGATCTCGGCGCCGCGCTTGGCGACCCGGGGGATGTACTCGTCGGTGAGCCAGCGCTCGTCGACGAGCTCGGTGGCCGGCCGCCCGTCGACGGTCGCGTGCGTGACGTCCGGGTACTGGCTGGCCGAGTGGTTGCCCCACACGATGACGCCGTCGATCGAGCGGACGGGCACGTGCAGGTGCCGCGCGAGTTGCGCGACGGCACGGTTGTGATCGAGCCGCGTCATCGCGGTGAAGCGCTCCGCCGGCACATCGGGAGCATGCGCGCTCGCGATGAGCGCGTTGGTGTTGGCCGGGTTGCCTACGACGAGCACGCGAACATCGTCCGCCGCCCCGGCGTTGATCGCCTCGCCCTGCGGGCCGAAGATGGCGCCGTTGGCTTCGAGCAGGTCGCTGCGCTCCATCCCCGGCCCCCGCGGGCGCGCGCCGACGAGCAGCGCGACGTTCACGCCGTCGAAGGCCGCGCGCGCGTCATCGGTCACGTCGATGCCGCGCAGCAGCGGGTAAGCGCCGTCCTCCAGTTCGAGGGCGGTCCCCTCGGCGGCCCGCAACCCCGCGGGGATCTCGAGCAGCCGCAGGTGCACGGGCGTCTCCCGCCCGAGGAGCTGCCCGGAGGCGATGCGGAACAGCAGCGCGTAGCCGATCTGCCCGCCCGCCCCGGTCACGGTCACGTTCACTGGGGGTGTGGATGCGCTCACGCTGCCGAGCCTAGACCGCGGCCGACGCGCCCGGGAGTCGCCGATCGCGGCGTACCGTGTGCGGCATGACGTTCGATCCGAATGCCGACATCAGTGGTGGCCGGGTGCGCCGACGTGGGCGCACCGCCGGGATCGCGGCGGGGGGTGTCGGCCTCGGAGCGGTGGTCATCCTGCTGGTCTCGCAGCTGTTCGGCGTCGACCTGACCG is from Leifsonia sp. 466MF and encodes:
- a CDS encoding malate dehydrogenase; this translates as MSASTPPVNVTVTGAGGQIGYALLFRIASGQLLGRETPVHLRLLEIPAGLRAAEGTALELEDGAYPLLRGIDVTDDARAAFDGVNVALLVGARPRGPGMERSDLLEANGAIFGPQGEAINAGAADDVRVLVVGNPANTNALIASAHAPDVPAERFTAMTRLDHNRAVAQLARHLHVPVRSIDGVIVWGNHSASQYPDVTHATVDGRPATELVDERWLTDEYIPRVAKRGAEIIDVRGSSSAASAASAAIDHIHDWVNGTGDRWTSAAIVSDGSYGVPEGLVSSFPVRSVDGEWRIVPGLAIDAFSRERIDASVAELVAERDAVTALGLL